From Candidatus Eisenbacteria bacterium, the proteins below share one genomic window:
- the ilvC gene encoding ketol-acid reductoisomerase: MTNTPTATVYHDEDADLAALAGQTIAVVGYGNQGRSQALNLRDSGLRVIVGNIGDEARARACDEGFEGYDIADAARRADVVMLLIPDEVMPEVYARDVAPNLRAGACVCFASGYTVAFGHIAPAPGLDVVLVAPRMIGPGVRDRYVDGKGFPSFVGVHQDATGRAKARMLAIARGIGSTRVGCLELTMAQEAHLDLFTEQGFGPMMGLALRQSIEMLVEQGYPAEAVVMELYASGELGYAFQRAADTGLFAQNEFHSHTSQYGSMTRSARVADIDLTPRLREHLDDIRSGRFAAEWSEEQKKGLPLFKQMKEMARFHPLFEWEQRTRKAFRMD, translated from the coding sequence GTGACGAACACCCCGACAGCGACCGTGTACCACGACGAAGACGCCGACCTGGCGGCGCTCGCCGGCCAGACCATCGCCGTCGTCGGCTACGGCAACCAGGGCCGCTCGCAGGCGCTGAACCTCCGCGATTCGGGTCTGCGGGTCATCGTCGGCAACATCGGCGACGAGGCGCGGGCCCGCGCCTGTGACGAGGGATTCGAGGGCTACGACATCGCCGACGCCGCCCGGCGCGCCGACGTCGTCATGCTGCTCATCCCCGACGAGGTGATGCCGGAGGTCTACGCCCGCGACGTGGCGCCCAACCTGCGCGCCGGCGCCTGCGTGTGCTTCGCCTCGGGGTACACCGTCGCCTTCGGGCACATCGCGCCCGCCCCAGGCCTGGACGTCGTCCTGGTCGCGCCGCGCATGATCGGCCCGGGCGTGCGCGATCGTTACGTCGACGGCAAGGGCTTCCCGTCGTTCGTCGGCGTGCATCAGGACGCGACGGGGCGCGCGAAGGCGCGCATGCTCGCCATCGCGCGCGGCATCGGGTCGACCAGGGTCGGGTGTCTCGAGCTCACGATGGCGCAGGAGGCCCATCTCGACCTCTTCACCGAGCAGGGCTTCGGTCCGATGATGGGGCTCGCGCTCCGGCAATCGATCGAGATGCTGGTGGAGCAGGGGTACCCGGCCGAAGCGGTCGTGATGGAGCTCTACGCCTCGGGCGAGCTCGGCTACGCCTTCCAGCGCGCGGCCGACACGGGCCTCTTCGCGCAGAACGAGTTCCACTCGCACACCTCGCAGTACGGCTCGATGACGCGCAGCGCCCGGGTCGCCGACATCGACCTCACGCCGCGCCTGCGCGAGCACCTGGACGACATCCGCTCCGGTCGCTTTGCGGCGGAGTGGAGCGAGGAGCAGAAGAAGGGCCTCCCGCTCTTCAAGCAGATGAAGGAGATGGCGCGGTTCCACCCGCTCTTCGAGTGGGAGCAGCGGACGCGCAAGGCCTTCAGGATGGATTGA
- a CDS encoding MaoC family dehydratase N-terminal domain-containing protein, translated as MPPSKDMIGRVLSTGSATVTADHVAGFARALGDTNPEYETIAPPTYPIAFMTQAMSGGMETFLELGLNFMTLVHGEQEFEYRRPIRAGETLSLTGRIADVYEKTGGSGTLDFVVMETEATDAKGQVVFFSRNTLISRRM; from the coding sequence ATGCCACCTTCGAAAGACATGATCGGGCGCGTGCTCTCGACGGGTAGCGCGACCGTGACCGCCGACCACGTCGCGGGCTTCGCGAGGGCGCTCGGCGACACCAACCCCGAGTACGAGACGATCGCCCCGCCGACCTATCCCATCGCCTTCATGACCCAGGCGATGTCGGGCGGCATGGAGACGTTCCTCGAGCTCGGGCTCAACTTCATGACGCTGGTCCACGGCGAGCAGGAGTTCGAGTACCGCCGCCCGATCCGCGCCGGCGAGACGCTTTCCCTCACCGGCCGCATCGCCGACGTCTACGAGAAGACCGGCGGCAGCGGCACGCTCGACTTCGTCGTGATGGAGACCGAGGCCACCGACGCCAAGGGGCAGGTGGTGTTCTTCTCCCGCAATACGCTGATCTCGCGGAGGATGTGA